In Kocuria turfanensis, a single genomic region encodes these proteins:
- a CDS encoding DUF349 domain-containing protein, protein MTERLESDDQPTPRPVPGPGAAPKPGVPKPGAVKPGAVKPGAPKPGATGPAVPAAPAPGPAAVQPGAAQPVAAQPAAAPALASPESVARARAFGRVTEDGHVYVVVDGEEVLCGQFPDATEDEALGYFARKYDDVEAQVALLEQRVSAGAPSADMLTTVDHLAEQVGQRNMLGDIRGLEGRLESLRPAIRELEAAERAAHEAQRAQNVAAREAIVAEAEQIAAQDPQRTQWKQSSARMAELFDQWKAHQKSGIRLGRAAEDALWKRFRTARTTFDRHRRAFFSQLDADNAEAKKAKEALIAEAEALSGSTDWGATAAEYRRLMDRWKESKRASKKDDDALWARFRAAQDKFFEARKADNDRIDEEFEGNLAVKEQLLAEAKALLPITDLKAAKRALGDILDRWEQAGKVPRAHMRRVEAELRTVEDAVRQAEDEKWQRSNPETKARSNSMLSQLETKIEDQEAALAKAQAAGDTRRAAKLEGELATSRQWLETLHRSAADLR, encoded by the coding sequence GTGACAGAACGTCTCGAATCCGACGACCAGCCCACCCCCCGCCCCGTTCCCGGCCCGGGAGCCGCGCCGAAGCCCGGCGTGCCGAAGCCCGGCGCCGTGAAGCCCGGCGCCGTGAAGCCCGGCGCCCCGAAGCCCGGTGCGACCGGCCCCGCGGTCCCGGCGGCCCCCGCCCCCGGCCCGGCGGCCGTCCAGCCGGGTGCCGCGCAGCCCGTGGCGGCCCAGCCGGCGGCGGCTCCCGCGCTGGCCTCGCCGGAGTCCGTGGCCCGGGCCCGCGCCTTCGGGCGGGTGACCGAGGACGGGCACGTCTACGTCGTCGTGGACGGCGAGGAGGTGCTGTGCGGGCAGTTCCCCGACGCCACGGAGGACGAGGCGCTGGGCTACTTCGCCCGCAAGTACGACGACGTCGAGGCGCAGGTCGCCCTGCTCGAGCAGCGGGTGTCCGCCGGCGCCCCGTCGGCGGACATGCTGACCACGGTCGACCACCTCGCCGAGCAGGTGGGCCAGCGCAACATGCTCGGGGACATCCGCGGCCTCGAGGGCCGGCTCGAGTCCCTGCGCCCGGCGATCCGCGAGCTCGAGGCGGCCGAGCGGGCCGCCCACGAGGCCCAGCGGGCGCAGAACGTCGCGGCGCGCGAGGCGATCGTCGCGGAGGCGGAGCAGATCGCCGCCCAGGACCCGCAGCGCACCCAGTGGAAGCAGTCCTCCGCCCGGATGGCCGAGCTGTTCGACCAGTGGAAGGCCCACCAGAAGTCCGGGATCCGGCTGGGCCGGGCCGCGGAGGACGCCCTGTGGAAGCGGTTCCGCACCGCCCGCACCACCTTCGACCGCCACCGCCGGGCGTTCTTCTCCCAGCTCGACGCCGACAACGCCGAGGCCAAGAAGGCCAAGGAGGCCCTGATCGCCGAGGCCGAGGCCCTCTCCGGCTCCACCGACTGGGGCGCCACGGCCGCGGAGTACCGACGGCTCATGGACCGGTGGAAGGAGTCCAAGCGGGCCTCGAAGAAGGACGACGACGCCCTGTGGGCCCGCTTCCGTGCCGCCCAGGACAAGTTCTTCGAGGCCCGCAAGGCCGACAACGACCGGATCGACGAGGAGTTCGAGGGCAACCTGGCGGTGAAGGAGCAGCTGCTCGCCGAGGCCAAGGCTCTGCTGCCCATCACGGACCTCAAGGCCGCCAAGCGCGCCCTCGGCGACATCCTCGACCGGTGGGAGCAGGCCGGGAAGGTCCCGCGCGCCCACATGCGCCGGGTGGAGGCCGAGCTGCGCACCGTCGAGGACGCCGTGCGCCAGGCCGAGGACGAGAAGTGGCAGCGCTCCAACCCCGAGACGAAGGCCCGCTCCAACTCGATGCTCAGCCAGCTCGAGACGAAGATCGAGGACCAGGAGGCCGCCCTGGCCAAGGCGCAGGCGGCCGGGGACACCCGGCGCGCGGCCAAGCTGGAGGGCGAGCTCGCCACCAGCCGGCAGTGGCTGGAGACCCTGCACCGCTCCGCCGCCGACCTGCGCTGA
- a CDS encoding RelA/SpoT family protein yields MAGTHYVVPASRPLQGRAVFPGRSDRTRSSLSYLSGRPMDHSPILEPLLHTVRATHPEEDIEVLARAFKVAEKCHEGQKRKSGDPYITHPVAVTTILAELGMTGATLVAALLHDTVEDTDYTLEQLRAEFGDEVAALVDGVTKLDKVQYGDAAQAETVRKMIVAMAKDIRVLVIKLADRLHNARTWRFVSQSSSSKKARETLEIFAPLAHRLGMNTIKWELEDLAFAALYPKVYEEIVRMVGERQPQRERSLAKIRERIALDLSEAGIEATITGRPKHYYSIYQKMIVRGKDFDEIQDLQAVRVLVNTVRECYAALGALHARWRPLPGRFKDYIAMPKFNMYQSLHTTVIGPDGRPVEIQIRTHEMHRRAEYGVAAHWKYKDQANQANSATPKAQEGDLAWLSSLVSWQEETQDSSEFLDSLRYQINTSEVYVFTPKGEVMALPAGSTPVDFAYAVHTEVGHKTIGARVNGKLVPLSSELQHGDWVEVLTSKSEHAGPSQDWLKFVKSPRARNKIRQWFSKERREEAIEKGKDALTRALRKHHLPLQRTLTQESLLAVAQDFHRTDISSLYEAIGSDVVSAQDVVEKIVGNLGGADGAEEDFAETTIATQPVRPRVSDSGVVVKGATDVYVKLARCCTPVPPDEIMGFVTRGAGISVHRKDCVNMLALTSTERVVEVEWAPTQSSVFLVEIQVEALDRKSLLSDVTRVLSENHVNILAASVHTSKARLAISRFAFEMGDPRYLDHVLNQVRRIDGVYDVYRTSGNRPISEPSSR; encoded by the coding sequence ATGGCCGGCACGCACTACGTCGTGCCCGCCTCCCGGCCGCTGCAGGGCCGGGCCGTGTTCCCGGGCCGCAGCGACCGCACCCGCTCCAGCCTGTCCTACCTCTCCGGCCGGCCGATGGACCACTCGCCGATCCTGGAGCCGCTGCTGCACACCGTGCGCGCCACCCACCCGGAGGAGGACATCGAGGTCCTGGCGCGCGCGTTCAAGGTCGCGGAGAAGTGCCACGAGGGGCAGAAGCGCAAGAGCGGGGACCCCTACATCACCCACCCCGTGGCCGTGACCACGATCCTCGCCGAGCTGGGCATGACGGGGGCCACCCTGGTCGCCGCGCTGCTGCACGACACGGTCGAGGACACCGACTACACGCTCGAGCAGCTGCGCGCCGAGTTCGGCGACGAGGTGGCCGCGCTCGTCGACGGCGTGACGAAGCTGGACAAGGTCCAGTACGGGGACGCCGCGCAGGCCGAGACGGTGCGCAAGATGATCGTGGCGATGGCCAAGGACATCCGCGTGCTCGTCATCAAGCTCGCCGACCGGCTGCACAACGCCCGCACGTGGCGCTTCGTCTCCCAGTCCTCCTCCTCGAAGAAGGCGCGGGAGACCCTGGAGATCTTCGCCCCGCTGGCCCACCGGCTGGGCATGAACACCATCAAGTGGGAGCTCGAGGACCTGGCCTTCGCGGCGCTCTACCCCAAGGTCTACGAGGAGATCGTGCGGATGGTGGGGGAGCGCCAGCCCCAGCGCGAGCGCTCCCTGGCCAAGATCCGGGAGCGGATCGCCCTGGACCTCTCCGAGGCGGGGATCGAGGCGACCATCACGGGCCGGCCCAAGCACTACTACTCGATCTACCAGAAGATGATCGTGCGCGGGAAGGACTTCGACGAGATCCAGGACCTGCAGGCGGTCCGGGTGCTCGTGAACACGGTGCGGGAGTGCTACGCGGCGCTGGGCGCCCTGCACGCGCGGTGGCGGCCGCTGCCGGGGCGGTTCAAGGACTACATCGCCATGCCGAAGTTCAACATGTACCAGTCCCTGCACACCACGGTGATCGGCCCGGACGGGCGGCCGGTGGAGATCCAGATCCGCACCCACGAGATGCACCGGCGCGCGGAGTACGGCGTGGCCGCGCACTGGAAGTACAAGGACCAGGCCAACCAGGCGAACTCCGCCACGCCTAAGGCGCAGGAGGGGGACCTCGCGTGGCTGAGCTCCCTGGTCTCCTGGCAGGAGGAGACGCAGGACTCCTCCGAGTTCCTCGACTCGCTGCGCTACCAGATCAACACCTCCGAGGTGTACGTCTTCACGCCCAAGGGCGAGGTCATGGCCCTGCCGGCGGGTTCCACGCCGGTGGACTTCGCCTACGCGGTGCACACCGAGGTGGGGCACAAGACCATCGGCGCCCGGGTCAACGGCAAGCTCGTGCCGCTGTCCTCGGAGCTGCAGCACGGGGACTGGGTGGAGGTGCTCACCTCCAAGTCCGAGCACGCCGGGCCCTCCCAGGACTGGCTGAAGTTCGTGAAGTCCCCGCGGGCGCGCAACAAGATCCGGCAGTGGTTCTCCAAGGAGCGCCGCGAGGAGGCCATCGAGAAGGGCAAGGACGCCCTCACCCGCGCCCTGCGCAAGCACCACCTGCCGCTGCAGCGCACCCTCACCCAGGAGTCCCTGCTGGCGGTGGCCCAGGACTTCCACCGCACCGACATCAGCTCCCTCTACGAGGCGATCGGCTCGGACGTGGTCAGCGCCCAGGACGTGGTGGAGAAGATCGTCGGCAACCTGGGCGGGGCCGACGGCGCGGAGGAGGACTTCGCGGAGACGACCATCGCCACCCAGCCGGTGCGCCCGCGCGTGTCCGACTCCGGGGTCGTGGTCAAGGGCGCCACGGACGTCTACGTCAAGCTCGCCCGCTGCTGCACCCCGGTGCCGCCGGACGAGATCATGGGCTTCGTCACCCGGGGCGCCGGCATCTCGGTGCACCGCAAGGACTGCGTCAACATGCTGGCGCTGACCTCCACCGAGCGGGTGGTCGAGGTGGAGTGGGCCCCGACGCAGTCCAGCGTGTTCCTGGTGGAGATCCAGGTGGAGGCCCTCGACCGGAAGTCCCTGCTCTCGGACGTCACCCGGGTGCTCTCGGAGAACCACGTCAACATCCTCGCCGCCTCGGTGCACACCTCCAAGGCCCGGCTGGCCATCTCCCGCTTCGCCTTCGAGATGGGCGACCCGCGCTACCTGGACCACGTGCTCAACCAGGTCCGCCGGATCGACGGGGTCTACGACGTCTACCGCACCTCCGGCAACCGGCCCATCTCGGAGCCGTCCTCCCGCTGA
- the ruvC gene encoding crossover junction endodeoxyribonuclease RuvC, with the protein MDPGLTRCGFGLIDMAGNRTASLVDVGVAGTDAADPLDVRVLRIWEATERWIERYRPDALALERVFAQTSVNTVIGTAHASGAVIASAARHGVPVAWHTPSEVKAAVTGEGRADKASVARMVVRILRLEEAPRPADAADALAIAICHGWRGGGTGVDATARTETHQGARPLAAARSGMTPAQRAWAEAEARARRGGRG; encoded by the coding sequence GTGGACCCCGGACTGACGCGGTGCGGGTTCGGCCTGATCGACATGGCCGGCAACCGCACCGCGTCCTTGGTGGACGTCGGCGTGGCCGGCACGGACGCCGCCGACCCGCTCGACGTGCGCGTGCTGCGGATCTGGGAGGCCACCGAACGGTGGATCGAGCGCTACCGCCCCGACGCCCTGGCCCTGGAGCGGGTGTTCGCCCAGACCAGCGTGAACACGGTGATCGGCACCGCCCACGCCTCCGGGGCCGTCATCGCCTCGGCCGCCCGCCACGGGGTGCCGGTGGCCTGGCACACCCCGTCCGAGGTCAAGGCCGCGGTCACCGGCGAGGGGCGGGCCGACAAGGCCTCGGTGGCCCGCATGGTGGTGCGGATCCTGCGGCTCGAGGAGGCGCCCCGGCCCGCCGACGCCGCCGACGCCCTGGCCATCGCCATCTGCCACGGCTGGCGCGGTGGCGGCACGGGCGTGGACGCCACCGCCCGCACCGAGACGCACCAGGGCGCCCGCCCCCTCGCCGCCGCCCGCTCCGGGATGACCCCGGCGCAGCGCGCCTGGGCCGAGGCGGAGGCGCGGGCCCGCCGGGGCGGGCGCGGCTGA
- the ruvB gene encoding Holliday junction branch migration DNA helicase RuvB — MNARDRLVSPADEPDEKQLESALRPANLDEFVGQKRVRRQLSLVLEASRLRGRSADHVLLSGPPGLGKTTLAMIIAEEMGAPLRISSGPAIQHAGDLAAILSSLTEGEVLFLDEIHRMSRPAEEMLYMAMEDFRVDIVVGKGAGATSIPLDLPPFTLVGATTRAGLLPGPLRDRFGFTGHLEFYSVEELELVLRRSAGLMDLAMTAEGFTEVASRSRGTPRIANRLLRRVRDWALVHGIDRIDARTSSAALDMYEVDARGLDRLDRSVLEALVTKFGGGPVGLSTLAIAVGEETETVETVAEPYLVREGLLGRTPRGRIAMAAAWDHLGLAVPEHAAFQDPGLRAAFGAAASPAADEDAPPLFED, encoded by the coding sequence GTGAACGCCCGCGACCGGCTCGTCTCCCCGGCCGACGAGCCCGACGAGAAGCAGCTCGAGTCGGCCCTGCGCCCGGCCAACCTGGACGAGTTCGTCGGGCAGAAGCGGGTGCGCCGGCAGCTGTCCCTGGTGCTGGAGGCCTCCCGGCTGCGGGGCCGCTCCGCCGACCACGTCCTGCTCTCGGGCCCGCCCGGGCTGGGCAAGACGACCCTCGCGATGATCATCGCCGAGGAGATGGGCGCGCCCCTGCGGATCTCCTCCGGCCCGGCCATCCAGCACGCCGGCGACCTCGCGGCGATCCTGTCCTCCCTCACCGAGGGGGAGGTGCTGTTCCTCGACGAGATCCACCGCATGTCCCGGCCCGCCGAGGAGATGCTGTACATGGCCATGGAGGACTTCCGGGTGGACATCGTGGTCGGCAAGGGCGCCGGCGCCACCTCCATCCCGCTGGACCTGCCGCCCTTCACCCTGGTGGGCGCCACCACCCGGGCGGGCCTGCTGCCCGGCCCCCTGCGCGACCGCTTCGGCTTCACCGGCCACCTGGAGTTCTACTCCGTGGAGGAGCTCGAGCTCGTGCTGCGCCGCTCGGCCGGGCTGATGGACCTGGCGATGACCGCCGAGGGCTTCACCGAGGTGGCCTCCCGGTCCCGGGGCACCCCCCGCATCGCCAACCGGCTGCTGCGCCGGGTGCGGGACTGGGCGCTCGTGCACGGCATCGACCGGATCGACGCCCGCACCTCCTCCGCGGCCCTGGACATGTACGAGGTGGACGCCCGCGGTCTCGACCGCCTGGACCGGTCGGTGCTCGAGGCGCTCGTGACGAAGTTCGGCGGGGGGCCGGTGGGCCTGTCCACGCTGGCCATCGCGGTGGGGGAGGAGACCGAGACGGTCGAGACCGTGGCCGAGCCCTACCTGGTCCGCGAGGGCCTGCTCGGGCGCACGCCCCGGGGACGGATCGCCATGGCGGCCGCCTGGGACCACCTGGGCCTGGCCGTCCCGGAGCACGCGGCGTTCCAGGACCCCGGTCTGCGGGCGGCCTTCGGCGCGGCGGCGAGCCCGGCCGCGGACGAGGACGCCCCGCCCCTGTTCGAGGACTGA
- the yajC gene encoding preprotein translocase subunit YajC, producing MSSLLLTQSLSAQAAQPTGGGTSWLLPFMLVALVLLVWLPMRRQKKAMAQVKEKQAAMAPGTEVMTNYGLYGTVRSIDRDANKVVLEIAPGTAVTVHLQTVTTVVEEAAPAAGTAAPVEPGVRDADGTGSGPVDPLDDDSRRDPGPRND from the coding sequence GTGAGCTCGCTCCTCCTCACCCAGTCCCTCTCCGCCCAGGCCGCCCAGCCCACCGGAGGCGGCACCTCCTGGCTGCTGCCGTTCATGCTCGTGGCCCTGGTGCTGCTGGTCTGGCTGCCCATGCGCCGGCAGAAGAAGGCGATGGCCCAGGTCAAGGAGAAGCAGGCGGCCATGGCCCCGGGCACCGAGGTCATGACGAACTACGGCCTCTACGGCACCGTCCGCTCGATCGACCGGGACGCGAACAAGGTCGTCCTGGAGATCGCCCCGGGCACCGCCGTGACCGTGCACCTGCAGACCGTCACCACCGTCGTCGAGGAGGCGGCCCCCGCCGCCGGCACCGCGGCGCCGGTCGAGCCCGGGGTGCGCGACGCCGACGGCACCGGGTCCGGTCCGGTCGACCCGCTGGACGACGACTCCCGGCGCGATCCCGGACCGCGCAACGACTGA
- the secF gene encoding protein translocase subunit SecF, protein MSRFADFGNALHSGRTSYPFVGRAKLWLTIAAALVGLSLLVPVAKGGFNLGIDFTGGSEFTVSAVAEPEVETGREAVAASSDAAEVEVTNIAPGTIRVQTEQLDDDETLAVKDALVEAYGVSEDEVTSTFVGPTWGAGVTRQALQGLVAFVVLATVLMALYFRTWKMSVSAIAGMIASVAITAGVYSLVGFEVTPSAVIGFLTVLSYSLYDSVVVFDKVRENTEGLLDGTAPPERAGRRFSDQVNLAVNQTLVRSINTSVVGILPVGSILFIGWLVLGAGTLKDLSLSLFVGIIVGTVATLFVASPLYALLRSRDADVREQEARAGAPAERAAEEAAAH, encoded by the coding sequence ATGTCCCGGTTCGCTGATTTCGGCAACGCCCTGCACAGCGGGCGCACCTCCTACCCCTTCGTGGGGCGGGCGAAGCTGTGGCTGACGATCGCCGCCGCCCTGGTGGGGCTCTCCCTGCTGGTGCCCGTGGCCAAGGGCGGGTTCAACCTCGGCATCGACTTCACCGGTGGCTCCGAGTTCACCGTCTCCGCGGTGGCCGAGCCCGAGGTGGAGACCGGCCGCGAGGCCGTCGCGGCGTCCTCGGACGCCGCGGAGGTCGAGGTCACCAACATCGCCCCCGGCACGATCCGGGTGCAGACCGAGCAGCTCGACGACGACGAGACCCTCGCGGTCAAGGACGCCCTGGTCGAGGCCTACGGCGTGAGCGAGGACGAGGTGACCTCCACGTTCGTCGGACCCACGTGGGGCGCCGGCGTGACCCGGCAGGCGCTGCAGGGACTCGTGGCGTTCGTGGTGCTGGCGACCGTGCTGATGGCCCTGTACTTCCGGACCTGGAAGATGTCCGTCTCGGCGATCGCGGGCATGATCGCGTCCGTCGCGATCACCGCCGGGGTCTACTCCCTCGTGGGCTTCGAGGTCACCCCCTCCGCGGTCATCGGCTTCCTCACGGTGCTCAGCTACTCCCTCTACGACTCCGTGGTGGTCTTCGACAAGGTCCGGGAGAACACCGAGGGCCTGCTCGACGGCACGGCCCCGCCCGAACGGGCGGGGCGGCGGTTCTCCGACCAGGTGAACCTCGCCGTGAACCAGACCCTGGTGCGCTCCATCAACACCTCCGTGGTCGGCATCCTGCCCGTCGGCTCGATCCTGTTCATCGGCTGGCTCGTGCTCGGCGCGGGCACGCTCAAGGACCTGTCGCTGTCGCTGTTCGTCGGCATCATCGTGGGCACCGTCGCGACCCTGTTCGTGGCCTCGCCGCTGTACGCGCTGCTGCGCTCCCGGGACGCGGACGTGCGCGAGCAGGAGGCCCGGGCGGGCGCCCCGGCCGAGCGTGCCGCCGAGGAGGCCGCGGCGCACTAG
- a CDS encoding type IV toxin-antitoxin system AbiEi family antitoxin, with translation MHDPPWTPDTLLLPDRPFSRAELSALVSDGVLVPVVLEAHVLRGRPVTRAVKLAALEAQLPPHLLGRGVLGRLSAAWFYDCAPRPTVLPVLLDKLRRTTMSPVPDGMALHQVTLGGYDVHDAGPVRVTTPLRTAVDLALHVPEREGLAALERLMHAPHLHCPPPLVQAALESFERMPGRQAALLRVRRAARAIGRPVP, from the coding sequence ATGCACGACCCGCCCTGGACCCCGGACACCCTGCTGCTGCCGGACCGGCCCTTCTCCCGCGCCGAGCTCTCCGCCCTCGTGAGCGACGGGGTGCTCGTGCCCGTGGTGCTGGAGGCCCACGTGCTGCGCGGGCGCCCGGTGACGCGGGCGGTGAAGCTCGCGGCCCTCGAGGCGCAGCTGCCCCCGCACCTGCTGGGCCGCGGGGTGCTCGGCCGGCTCTCCGCCGCGTGGTTCTACGACTGCGCCCCGCGCCCCACCGTGCTCCCGGTGCTGCTGGACAAGCTGCGGCGCACCACGATGTCCCCGGTGCCGGACGGCATGGCGCTGCACCAGGTCACCCTGGGCGGCTACGACGTGCACGACGCCGGGCCCGTGCGGGTCACCACACCGCTGCGCACGGCCGTGGACCTGGCCCTGCACGTCCCCGAGCGTGAGGGGCTGGCGGCCCTGGAGCGGCTGATGCACGCCCCGCACCTGCACTGCCCGCCGCCGCTGGTGCAGGCCGCGCTCGAGAGCTTCGAGCGGATGCCCGGACGGCAGGCGGCGCTGCTGCGGGTGCGCCGCGCCGCCCGGGCGATCGGCCGGCCCGTGCCGTGA
- the secD gene encoding protein translocase subunit SecD, producing the protein MALTTRKTSGAPAAPGRGGGSTAPARSGVRAALSGARRSLIGLLVLLALLGGLLAWGAGTDRTGWGPKLALDLEGGTQMILSPSLQGEEAGQEVTPEQLDQAVEIIRQRVDGSGVAEAEIATQSGSTIVVSMPGVPSAETRELIQTSAQMNFRPVLTTAAAEPVPEDQRVPEDELPEPAAEPADSSDPNWITPELYQQFEETDCTAPQSPEEREAQDADAPVVACEPETGTKYLLGPVEIQGTGIEDASYGTAQNSQGASLNQFAVNLQFGPDATERFRQLSERLYGIGQSTPEDPRSQFAILLDGQVVSAPQMNAVISDGQAQITGSFTEEQARFLAEQLKYGALPMSFEIQSEQQISATLGADQLRMGIIAGIIGLVLVCVYSLFQYRLLGLVTISSLVVAGVLTWLAISLLGWSANYRLSLAGVAGLIVAIGQTADSFIVYFERIRDEIRSGRSIPAAVDHGWRRARQTVLASKAVNLLAAVVLYFVAVGNVRGFAFTLGLTAIADLLVVFLFTHPVMVLLARTRYFGGGGTHSGLNPEALDAVPLYRGAGRLREPGTGDGLTIAERRSRAAEGIPPDRPGEPAPQDAPVGASSSSARTPEENA; encoded by the coding sequence ATGGCACTGACCACACGCAAGACCTCCGGCGCTCCCGCCGCCCCCGGGCGGGGCGGGGGGAGCACCGCGCCGGCGCGCTCCGGCGTGCGGGCCGCCCTCTCGGGCGCGCGCCGCTCCCTGATCGGGCTGCTCGTCCTGCTGGCGCTGCTGGGCGGGCTCCTCGCCTGGGGCGCGGGCACCGACCGCACCGGGTGGGGGCCCAAGCTCGCCCTCGACCTCGAGGGCGGCACCCAGATGATCCTCTCCCCGTCCCTGCAGGGCGAGGAGGCCGGCCAGGAGGTCACTCCCGAGCAGCTGGACCAGGCCGTGGAGATCATCCGCCAGCGCGTGGACGGCTCCGGCGTCGCCGAGGCCGAGATCGCCACCCAGTCCGGCAGCACCATCGTGGTCTCCATGCCCGGGGTGCCCTCGGCCGAGACCCGCGAGCTGATCCAGACCTCGGCGCAGATGAACTTCCGTCCCGTGCTCACCACCGCGGCCGCCGAGCCCGTGCCCGAGGACCAGCGCGTGCCCGAGGACGAGCTGCCCGAGCCCGCCGCCGAGCCCGCCGACTCCTCCGACCCCAACTGGATCACCCCGGAGCTGTACCAGCAGTTCGAGGAGACCGACTGCACCGCGCCGCAGTCCCCCGAGGAGCGCGAGGCCCAGGACGCCGACGCACCCGTGGTCGCCTGCGAGCCCGAGACCGGGACCAAGTACCTCCTGGGCCCCGTGGAGATCCAGGGCACCGGGATCGAGGACGCCTCCTACGGGACCGCGCAGAACTCCCAGGGGGCGTCCCTGAACCAGTTCGCCGTGAACCTGCAGTTCGGCCCGGACGCCACCGAGCGCTTCCGGCAGCTCTCGGAGCGCCTCTACGGCATCGGCCAGTCCACCCCCGAGGACCCCCGCAGCCAGTTCGCCATCCTGCTGGACGGCCAGGTGGTCTCCGCCCCGCAGATGAACGCGGTGATCTCGGACGGCCAGGCGCAGATCACGGGCAGCTTCACCGAGGAGCAGGCCCGCTTCCTCGCCGAGCAGCTGAAGTACGGGGCGCTGCCGATGAGCTTCGAGATCCAGTCCGAGCAGCAGATCTCCGCGACCCTGGGCGCCGACCAGCTGCGGATGGGCATCATCGCCGGGATCATCGGCCTGGTGCTGGTGTGCGTGTACTCCCTCTTCCAGTACCGGCTGCTGGGGCTCGTGACCATCAGCTCGCTCGTGGTCGCCGGCGTGCTCACCTGGCTGGCCATCAGCCTGCTGGGCTGGTCGGCGAACTACCGGCTCTCCCTGGCCGGCGTCGCGGGCCTGATCGTGGCGATCGGCCAGACCGCCGACTCCTTCATCGTCTACTTCGAGCGCATCCGCGACGAGATCCGCAGCGGCCGCTCCATCCCCGCGGCGGTCGACCACGGCTGGCGGCGGGCCCGGCAGACCGTGCTCGCGTCGAAGGCCGTGAACCTGCTGGCCGCCGTCGTGCTGTACTTCGTGGCGGTGGGCAACGTGCGCGGCTTCGCGTTCACCCTCGGGCTGACCGCGATCGCGGACCTGCTCGTGGTCTTCCTGTTCACCCACCCCGTGATGGTGCTGCTCGCGCGCACCCGCTACTTCGGCGGCGGCGGCACGCACTCCGGGCTGAACCCCGAGGCCCTGGACGCGGTGCCCCTGTACCGCGGCGCCGGGCGGCTGCGCGAGCCGGGGACCGGCGACGGGCTGACCATCGCCGAACGGCGCAGCCGTGCGGCGGAGGGGATCCCGCCGGACCGGCCCGGCGAGCCCGCACCGCAGGACGCCCCGGTCGGCGCCTCGTCGTCCTCGGCCCGCACCCCCGAGGAGAACGCCTGA
- the ruvA gene encoding Holliday junction branch migration protein RuvA translates to MIASITGQVEHVGLTTAVVAVGGFGVQVQATPETLSGLRIGGEVRLDTAYVARKDESPLLFGFRSPAEREVFEIMLGVSGVGPRTALAVLSVLGPDDVHRAIAQGDAKAFTAVPGIGPKGARRIVLELADKLIVPDRPAPAAAAPVEPWREQVLEALVGLGWNEKDAARGIADALAGREELGASGDVPAILRTVLAWLGAAKAGARTGAERGA, encoded by the coding sequence GTGATCGCGTCCATCACGGGACAGGTCGAGCACGTCGGCCTCACCACCGCCGTCGTGGCGGTGGGCGGCTTCGGCGTCCAGGTCCAGGCGACCCCCGAGACGCTGTCCGGGCTGCGGATCGGGGGAGAGGTCCGGCTCGACACGGCGTACGTGGCCCGCAAGGACGAGTCCCCGCTGCTCTTCGGCTTCCGCAGCCCCGCCGAGCGCGAGGTCTTCGAGATCATGCTCGGGGTCAGCGGCGTCGGCCCCCGCACCGCCCTGGCGGTGCTCTCCGTGCTCGGCCCGGACGACGTCCACCGGGCCATCGCGCAGGGCGACGCCAAGGCGTTCACGGCCGTTCCCGGCATCGGCCCCAAGGGCGCCCGCCGGATCGTGCTGGAGCTGGCCGACAAGCTGATCGTCCCCGACCGCCCCGCCCCGGCCGCCGCCGCGCCCGTGGAGCCCTGGCGGGAGCAGGTGCTGGAGGCCCTCGTGGGGCTGGGCTGGAACGAGAAGGACGCAGCCCGCGGCATCGCCGACGCCCTCGCCGGCCGCGAGGAGCTGGGCGCCTCCGGGGACGTGCCCGCCATCCTGCGCACCGTGCTCGCGTGGCTCGGCGCCGCCAAGGCCGGTGCCCGCACCGGCGCGGAGCGGGGGGCCTGA